The Engystomops pustulosus chromosome 1, aEngPut4.maternal, whole genome shotgun sequence genome has a window encoding:
- the RNF103 gene encoding E3 ubiquitin-protein ligase RNF103 isoform X1: MWLKLFLLLLYFLILFVLARFFETIVWYETGIFASQLVDPVTLSFHQLKTILEGRGLGYSGLPEKRDVRELVEKSGDLMEGELYSALKEEEASEAGSSTNFSGEMHFYELVEDTKDGIWLVQVVANDRSPLVSKVHWEKMVKKVTKFGIRTGTFNCSSDPRRVYCRKRGWIRSTLIMSVPQTNTSKGKVMLKEYSGRKIETEHIFKWITAHAASRIKTIYDSEHLKEEWDRSDQYEVKLYLFANLDQPPAFFSALSVKFTGRVEFIFVNVGNWDNSSYIEEIGISRTPSYVLKTPEGIYKYGNNTGEYVSLRAMDSFLRTLQPEVNDLFVLSLVLVNLMAWMDLFITQGATIKRFVVLISTLGTYNSLLIISWLPVLGFLQLPYLDSFYEYSLKLLRYSNTTTLASWVRADWMFYSSHPALFLGTYLGHGLLIDYFEKKRRSNNNIDEANANNLEWLSSLWDWYTSYLFHPIASFHHFPHNSDWDEDPELFLERLAFPDLWLHPLIPTDYIKNLPTWQFQCHGHHQEDLSESSQESESDSESEHCRCSHCQSFSGTGWPVVECHDQSCSCEEAQGGPCGSRVGFTTKDNLEPDWSTWPENMLHCTECVVCLENFENRSLLMGLPCGHVFHQNCIVMWLAGGRHCCPVCRWVSYKKKHFTQQSSMSSPAHS; encoded by the exons ATGTGGCTGAAGctattcctcctcctgctctacttCCTCATCCTCTTTGTCCTGGCGAGGTTCTTTGAGACCATCGTATGGTATGAGACGGGTATTTTCGCCAGCCAGCTCGTGGACCCGGTGACTTTAAGCTTTCACCAGCTGAAGACCATCCTGGAAGGTCGGGGACTGGGCTACTCGGGGCTCCCGGAGAAGAGAGATGTCCGGGAGCTGGTGGAAAAATCAG GAGATCTTATGGAAGGAGAGCTGTACTCTGCCTTAAAGGAAGAAGAGGCCTCCGAGGCCGGGTCCAGCACCAACTTCAGTGGAGAAATGCACTTTTATGAGCTGGTGGAGGACACAAAGGATGGCATCTGGCTGGTGCAG GTGGTGGCAAACGACAGGAGTCCTCTTGTAAGTAAAGTCCATTgggagaagatggtgaaaaaAGTCACCAAATTCGGCATTCGGACGGGAACATTTAATTGTTCTAGTGATCCCAGGCGAGT GTATTGCAGAAAGAGAGGATGGATAAGGTCAACCCTCATTATGTCTGTTCCCCAAACCAACACCTCCAAGGGAAAAGTCATGCTTAAAGAGTACAGCGGACGTAAAATCGAGACGGAGCACATCTTCAAGTGGATCACTGCCCATGCCGCTTCACGCATCAAGACCATTTATGACTCGGAACATCTAAAAGAGGAGTGGGACCGAAGCGACCAGTATGAGGTCAAGCTCTACTTATTTGCAAATCTTGATCAGCCTCCGGCTTTCTTTTCTGCTCTGAGTGTAAAGTTTACGGGAAGAGTAGAGTTCATATTCGTCAATGTCGGAAACTGGGACAACTcaagttatatagaggagatcggTATATCAAGAACACCATCTTACGTTTTGAAAACCCCAGAGGGGATCTATAAATATGGGAATAACACAGGGGAATATGTCTCCCTAAGAGCCATGGATTCCTTTCTGCGCACATTACAACCAGAAGTCAATGACTTGTTTGTCCTCAGTCTGGTTCTGGTGAACCTCATGGCTTGGATGGACTTATTCATCACTCAAGGAGCCACCATCAAACGATTTGTGGTTCTGATCAGCACTTTAGGGACATACAATTCCTTGCTCATTATTTCTTGGTTACCAGTTTTGGGTTTCCTCCAGCTACCTTACCTTGATAGCTTTTATGAGTACAGTCTGAAACTTCTTAGGTACTCGAACACCACCACTTTAGCTTCTTGGGTAAGAGCCGACTGGATGTTCTATTCTTCACACCCCGCTCTTTTTCTTGGTACTTATCTTGGTCATGGGTTACTCATTGACTACTTTGAAAAGAAGAGGAGAAGCAATAACAACATCGACGAAGCCAATGCAAACAATCTCGAGTGGTTGTCCAGCCTTTGGGACTGGTACACCAGTTACCTCTTCCACCCGATTGCTTCTTTTCACCACTTTCCGCACAACTCTGATTGGGACGAAGATCCTGAACTTTTCCTCGAGCGCTTGGCCTTTCCAGATTTATGGCTTCATCCTCTTATTCCCACAGATTACATCAAAAATCTACCAACCTGGCAATTTCAATGTCACGGTCATCATCAAGAAGACCTGTCGGAAAGTTCACAAGAAAGTGAGAGTGACTCTGAATCTGAACATTGTAGATGCTCACATTGTCAATCGTTTAGTGGGACAGGATGGCCGGTGGTAGAATGTCATGACCAGAGTTGCTCATGTGAAGAGGCACAAGGTGGTCCATGTGGAAGTAGAGTTGGGTTCACCACAAAGGACAACTTAGAACCAGACTGGTCTACATGGCCAGAAAACATGTTGCACTGTACAGAATGCGTTGTTTGCctggaaaactttgaaaatcggTCTCTACTTATGGGTCTACCGTGTGGTCATGTGTTTCACCAAAATTGCATCGTCATGTGGTTGGCAGGAGGTAGACATTGCTGCCCGGTTTGTCGATGGGTGTCCTACAAAAAGAAACATTTCACGCAACAGTCGTCTATGTCAAGTCCTGCCCACTCTTAG
- the RNF103 gene encoding E3 ubiquitin-protein ligase RNF103 isoform X2 yields the protein MWLKLFLLLLYFLILFVLARFFETIVWYETGIFASQLVDPVTLSFHQLKTILEGRGLGYSGLPEKRDVRELVEKSGDLMEGELYSALKEEEASEAGSSTNFSGEMHFYELVEDTKDGIWLVQVVANDRSPLVSKVHWEKMVKKVTKFGIRTGTFNCSSDPRYCRKRGWIRSTLIMSVPQTNTSKGKVMLKEYSGRKIETEHIFKWITAHAASRIKTIYDSEHLKEEWDRSDQYEVKLYLFANLDQPPAFFSALSVKFTGRVEFIFVNVGNWDNSSYIEEIGISRTPSYVLKTPEGIYKYGNNTGEYVSLRAMDSFLRTLQPEVNDLFVLSLVLVNLMAWMDLFITQGATIKRFVVLISTLGTYNSLLIISWLPVLGFLQLPYLDSFYEYSLKLLRYSNTTTLASWVRADWMFYSSHPALFLGTYLGHGLLIDYFEKKRRSNNNIDEANANNLEWLSSLWDWYTSYLFHPIASFHHFPHNSDWDEDPELFLERLAFPDLWLHPLIPTDYIKNLPTWQFQCHGHHQEDLSESSQESESDSESEHCRCSHCQSFSGTGWPVVECHDQSCSCEEAQGGPCGSRVGFTTKDNLEPDWSTWPENMLHCTECVVCLENFENRSLLMGLPCGHVFHQNCIVMWLAGGRHCCPVCRWVSYKKKHFTQQSSMSSPAHS from the exons ATGTGGCTGAAGctattcctcctcctgctctacttCCTCATCCTCTTTGTCCTGGCGAGGTTCTTTGAGACCATCGTATGGTATGAGACGGGTATTTTCGCCAGCCAGCTCGTGGACCCGGTGACTTTAAGCTTTCACCAGCTGAAGACCATCCTGGAAGGTCGGGGACTGGGCTACTCGGGGCTCCCGGAGAAGAGAGATGTCCGGGAGCTGGTGGAAAAATCAG GAGATCTTATGGAAGGAGAGCTGTACTCTGCCTTAAAGGAAGAAGAGGCCTCCGAGGCCGGGTCCAGCACCAACTTCAGTGGAGAAATGCACTTTTATGAGCTGGTGGAGGACACAAAGGATGGCATCTGGCTGGTGCAG GTGGTGGCAAACGACAGGAGTCCTCTTGTAAGTAAAGTCCATTgggagaagatggtgaaaaaAGTCACCAAATTCGGCATTCGGACGGGAACATTTAATTGTTCTAGTGATCCCAG GTATTGCAGAAAGAGAGGATGGATAAGGTCAACCCTCATTATGTCTGTTCCCCAAACCAACACCTCCAAGGGAAAAGTCATGCTTAAAGAGTACAGCGGACGTAAAATCGAGACGGAGCACATCTTCAAGTGGATCACTGCCCATGCCGCTTCACGCATCAAGACCATTTATGACTCGGAACATCTAAAAGAGGAGTGGGACCGAAGCGACCAGTATGAGGTCAAGCTCTACTTATTTGCAAATCTTGATCAGCCTCCGGCTTTCTTTTCTGCTCTGAGTGTAAAGTTTACGGGAAGAGTAGAGTTCATATTCGTCAATGTCGGAAACTGGGACAACTcaagttatatagaggagatcggTATATCAAGAACACCATCTTACGTTTTGAAAACCCCAGAGGGGATCTATAAATATGGGAATAACACAGGGGAATATGTCTCCCTAAGAGCCATGGATTCCTTTCTGCGCACATTACAACCAGAAGTCAATGACTTGTTTGTCCTCAGTCTGGTTCTGGTGAACCTCATGGCTTGGATGGACTTATTCATCACTCAAGGAGCCACCATCAAACGATTTGTGGTTCTGATCAGCACTTTAGGGACATACAATTCCTTGCTCATTATTTCTTGGTTACCAGTTTTGGGTTTCCTCCAGCTACCTTACCTTGATAGCTTTTATGAGTACAGTCTGAAACTTCTTAGGTACTCGAACACCACCACTTTAGCTTCTTGGGTAAGAGCCGACTGGATGTTCTATTCTTCACACCCCGCTCTTTTTCTTGGTACTTATCTTGGTCATGGGTTACTCATTGACTACTTTGAAAAGAAGAGGAGAAGCAATAACAACATCGACGAAGCCAATGCAAACAATCTCGAGTGGTTGTCCAGCCTTTGGGACTGGTACACCAGTTACCTCTTCCACCCGATTGCTTCTTTTCACCACTTTCCGCACAACTCTGATTGGGACGAAGATCCTGAACTTTTCCTCGAGCGCTTGGCCTTTCCAGATTTATGGCTTCATCCTCTTATTCCCACAGATTACATCAAAAATCTACCAACCTGGCAATTTCAATGTCACGGTCATCATCAAGAAGACCTGTCGGAAAGTTCACAAGAAAGTGAGAGTGACTCTGAATCTGAACATTGTAGATGCTCACATTGTCAATCGTTTAGTGGGACAGGATGGCCGGTGGTAGAATGTCATGACCAGAGTTGCTCATGTGAAGAGGCACAAGGTGGTCCATGTGGAAGTAGAGTTGGGTTCACCACAAAGGACAACTTAGAACCAGACTGGTCTACATGGCCAGAAAACATGTTGCACTGTACAGAATGCGTTGTTTGCctggaaaactttgaaaatcggTCTCTACTTATGGGTCTACCGTGTGGTCATGTGTTTCACCAAAATTGCATCGTCATGTGGTTGGCAGGAGGTAGACATTGCTGCCCGGTTTGTCGATGGGTGTCCTACAAAAAGAAACATTTCACGCAACAGTCGTCTATGTCAAGTCCTGCCCACTCTTAG